The proteins below are encoded in one region of Knoellia sp. S7-12:
- the gltB gene encoding glutamate synthase large subunit, protein MSPTRFSAHPADTGLYRRAHEHDACGVAMVATMRGTAGHDIVEHALTALRNLDHRGATGADPLVGDGAGILTQLPDTFFRAVLDVELPQAGAYAAGMAYLPVDESERAAAEHRISQIASEEGLEVLAWRDVPVTPDLVGEAARACMPVFRQLFVAAPDSGVSGIELDRLAFCLRKRAEREAEVYFPSLSARTIVYKGMLTTGQLEPFFPDLSDERFASELALVHSRFSTNTFPSWPLAHPYRLMAHNGEINTVKGNRNWMRARESQLVSNAFGGDLDRLFPICTPDASDSASFDEVLELVHLGGRSLPHAVLMMIPEAWENHAEMDPARRAFYEFHSTFMEPWDGPACVAFTDGTLIGAVLDRNGLRPGRYWVTEDGLVVLASEAGVLDLPPETVVKRGRLQPGRMFLIDTAAGRIISDDEVKSELAAEKPYEEWLHAGLLSLEDLPDREHIIHTAASVARRQRTFGYTEEELKILLAPMARTGGEALGSMGTDTPVAVLSDKPRLLFDYFTQLFAQVTNPPLDAIREELVTSLGTVIGPEGNMFEATPVHARQVVLPFPVLDNDELAKIVHINADGDLPGYATHVARGTYKVDEGETALRSRLDEICSEVSAAIARGARFVVLSDRDSDRDHAPIPSLLLTSAVHHHLIREKTRNMVGLLVEAGDVREVHHVALLVGFGAAAINPYLAMETVEDMVRTGAVTGVTAEQAVKNLIKALGKGILKVMSKMGISTVASYRGAQVFEALGLSQELVDEYFTGIVSQLGGIGLDVIAAETAARHDSAYPTDGVILSHRKLRVGGEYQWRREGEPHLFDPDTVFRLQHATRERRYDIFKQYTSRIDDQSERLMTLRGLFELGGNAGGEPISIDEVEPVSDIVKRFSTGAMSYGSISKEAHETMAVAMNRLGGRSNTGEGGEDLERLLDPERRSAIKQVASGRFGVTSAYLTHADDIQIKMAQGAKPGEGGQLPGPKVYPWVARTRHSTPGVGLISPPPHHDIYSIEDLAQLIHDLKNANPQARIHVKLVSEIGVGTVAAGVSKAHADVVLISGHDGGTGASPLTSLKHAGGPWELGLAETQQTLVLNGLRDRIVVQVDGQIKTGRDVVIAALLGAEEFGFATAPLVVSGCILMRVCHLDTCPVGIATQNPELRSRYTGKPEFVETFFEYVAEEVREHLASLGFRSIEEAIGQITALDTSKAVAHWKAAGLDLSPILAEVDSPDGSAKRHTIGQDHGLEKALDHQLIAIAREAIDDGTPVTGSAAVRNVNRTVGTMLGHEVTRVHSNGLPDGTIDLTLRGSAGQSFGAFVPKGVTLRLVGDANDYVGKGLSGGRIIVAPDPNAPLTAEDNVIAGNVIGYGATSGEIFLRGRVGERFCVRNSGITAVVEGVGDHGLEYMTGGTVLILGSTGRNVAAGMSGGVGYVLDLDAARVNGELVDVSPLRDSDIAVVRDLLERHRSHTGSAVATHLLEDWESARQRFSLVLPRDYQRVLDVRAAAEAEGLDLEGAEVWDRIMEASRA, encoded by the coding sequence GTGTCTCCGACGCGCTTCTCCGCCCACCCGGCCGACACCGGTCTCTACCGGCGCGCCCACGAGCACGACGCCTGTGGTGTCGCCATGGTGGCGACCATGCGTGGCACGGCGGGCCACGACATCGTTGAGCACGCGCTCACCGCCCTGCGCAACCTCGACCACCGTGGTGCCACCGGCGCCGACCCCCTCGTCGGTGACGGAGCCGGCATCCTCACGCAGCTGCCCGACACGTTCTTCCGCGCGGTCCTGGACGTCGAACTGCCGCAGGCCGGGGCGTATGCCGCGGGCATGGCCTACCTGCCCGTCGACGAGTCCGAGCGTGCCGCTGCCGAGCACCGGATCAGCCAGATCGCTTCCGAAGAGGGCCTGGAGGTCCTCGCCTGGCGCGATGTGCCCGTGACCCCCGACCTGGTCGGTGAGGCCGCACGAGCCTGTATGCCGGTCTTCCGCCAGCTCTTCGTCGCGGCTCCCGACAGCGGCGTCTCGGGCATCGAGCTCGACCGTCTCGCCTTCTGTCTGCGCAAGCGCGCCGAGCGCGAGGCCGAGGTCTACTTCCCGTCGCTCTCGGCCCGCACCATCGTCTACAAGGGCATGCTGACGACTGGTCAGCTCGAGCCGTTCTTCCCGGACCTCTCGGACGAGCGCTTCGCGAGCGAGCTCGCCCTGGTGCACTCACGCTTCTCGACCAACACCTTCCCGAGCTGGCCGTTGGCCCACCCCTATCGCCTCATGGCGCACAACGGGGAGATCAACACCGTCAAAGGCAACCGCAACTGGATGCGCGCCCGTGAGAGCCAGCTCGTGTCGAACGCCTTCGGTGGCGACCTCGACCGGCTCTTCCCGATCTGCACCCCCGACGCCTCCGACTCGGCGAGCTTCGACGAGGTGCTCGAGCTCGTCCACCTCGGTGGCCGATCGCTGCCCCACGCCGTCCTCATGATGATCCCGGAGGCGTGGGAGAACCACGCCGAGATGGATCCGGCCCGGCGCGCGTTCTACGAGTTCCACTCGACCTTCATGGAGCCGTGGGACGGTCCGGCCTGTGTCGCCTTCACCGACGGCACGCTCATCGGCGCGGTCCTCGACCGCAACGGTCTGCGCCCCGGCCGCTACTGGGTCACCGAGGACGGTCTCGTCGTCCTTGCCTCCGAGGCCGGTGTCCTGGACCTTCCGCCCGAGACAGTGGTCAAGCGCGGCCGACTCCAGCCGGGTCGCATGTTCCTCATCGACACGGCTGCCGGCCGCATCATCAGCGACGACGAGGTCAAGTCCGAGCTCGCCGCCGAGAAGCCCTATGAGGAGTGGCTGCACGCAGGCCTGTTGTCGCTCGAGGATCTCCCAGACCGTGAGCACATCATCCACACGGCGGCGTCGGTCGCGCGACGTCAGCGCACCTTCGGCTACACCGAGGAGGAGCTCAAGATCCTCCTCGCGCCCATGGCGCGCACAGGTGGCGAAGCCCTGGGCTCAATGGGCACGGACACGCCCGTCGCGGTGCTGTCCGACAAGCCGCGACTGCTCTTCGACTACTTCACCCAGCTCTTCGCCCAGGTGACGAACCCGCCCCTCGACGCCATCCGCGAGGAGCTCGTCACCTCGCTCGGCACGGTCATCGGCCCCGAGGGCAACATGTTCGAGGCCACCCCGGTGCACGCCCGCCAGGTCGTTCTGCCGTTCCCGGTCCTCGACAACGACGAGCTAGCGAAGATCGTGCACATCAATGCCGACGGTGACCTCCCCGGCTACGCCACCCACGTCGCCCGCGGCACCTACAAAGTCGACGAGGGTGAGACCGCCCTGCGCAGCCGTCTCGACGAGATCTGCAGCGAGGTCAGCGCGGCCATCGCCCGCGGCGCCCGCTTCGTCGTGCTCTCGGACCGTGACTCCGACCGCGACCACGCGCCCATCCCATCGCTGCTCCTCACCTCCGCCGTGCACCACCACCTCATCCGCGAGAAGACCCGCAACATGGTTGGGCTCCTCGTCGAGGCTGGTGACGTCCGCGAGGTGCACCACGTCGCACTGCTCGTCGGGTTCGGCGCGGCCGCGATCAACCCCTACCTCGCGATGGAAACCGTCGAGGACATGGTCCGCACCGGCGCCGTCACCGGAGTCACCGCGGAGCAGGCCGTCAAGAACCTCATCAAGGCGCTCGGCAAGGGGATCCTCAAGGTCATGTCCAAGATGGGCATCTCCACGGTTGCGTCCTACCGCGGAGCCCAGGTCTTCGAGGCGCTCGGACTCTCGCAGGAGCTCGTCGACGAGTACTTCACCGGCATCGTCTCCCAGCTGGGTGGGATCGGCCTCGACGTCATTGCCGCGGAGACCGCGGCACGCCACGACTCGGCATACCCCACCGACGGCGTGATTCTCTCGCACCGCAAGCTCCGCGTCGGAGGTGAATACCAGTGGCGTCGCGAAGGCGAGCCGCACCTCTTCGACCCCGACACCGTCTTCCGGTTGCAGCACGCGACGCGTGAGCGCCGCTACGACATCTTCAAGCAGTACACGTCGCGCATCGACGACCAGTCCGAGCGTCTCATGACGCTGCGCGGTCTGTTCGAGCTCGGCGGCAACGCTGGGGGTGAGCCGATCTCCATCGACGAGGTCGAGCCCGTCAGCGACATCGTCAAGCGTTTCAGCACGGGTGCGATGAGCTATGGATCGATCAGCAAGGAGGCTCACGAGACGATGGCCGTCGCGATGAACCGTCTCGGTGGCCGCTCCAACACCGGTGAGGGTGGCGAGGACCTCGAGCGACTCCTCGACCCCGAGCGTCGGTCCGCGATCAAGCAGGTTGCCTCGGGTCGCTTCGGTGTCACCTCGGCCTACCTCACCCATGCCGACGACATCCAGATCAAGATGGCGCAGGGTGCCAAGCCCGGCGAGGGTGGTCAGCTGCCCGGCCCCAAGGTCTACCCGTGGGTGGCGCGCACGCGTCACAGCACGCCCGGCGTCGGTCTCATCAGTCCTCCGCCGCACCACGACATCTATTCGATCGAGGACCTGGCTCAGCTGATCCACGACCTCAAGAACGCCAACCCGCAGGCTCGGATCCACGTCAAGCTCGTGTCCGAGATCGGTGTCGGCACGGTCGCGGCAGGGGTGTCCAAGGCTCACGCCGACGTCGTGCTCATCTCTGGCCACGACGGTGGCACCGGTGCCTCGCCGCTGACCTCGCTCAAGCACGCGGGTGGACCCTGGGAGCTCGGTCTCGCCGAGACCCAGCAGACCCTCGTCCTCAACGGGTTGCGCGACCGGATCGTCGTCCAGGTCGATGGTCAGATCAAGACCGGTCGCGACGTCGTCATCGCGGCGCTGCTCGGAGCCGAGGAGTTCGGCTTTGCCACCGCGCCCCTCGTCGTGAGTGGCTGCATCCTCATGCGGGTGTGCCACCTCGACACGTGTCCCGTCGGCATCGCCACCCAGAACCCCGAACTGCGTTCGCGCTACACCGGCAAGCCGGAGTTCGTCGAGACCTTCTTCGAGTACGTCGCAGAGGAGGTCCGTGAGCACCTCGCGTCCCTCGGGTTCCGCAGCATCGAGGAGGCGATCGGGCAGATCACCGCGCTCGACACGAGCAAGGCCGTCGCCCACTGGAAGGCCGCAGGCCTCGACCTCTCTCCGATTCTCGCCGAGGTCGACAGCCCCGATGGCTCTGCGAAGCGCCACACGATCGGCCAGGATCACGGACTCGAGAAGGCACTCGACCACCAACTCATCGCCATCGCCCGCGAGGCCATCGATGACGGCACCCCCGTGACCGGCTCCGCGGCTGTCCGCAACGTCAACCGCACCGTCGGCACGATGCTGGGTCACGAGGTCACCCGGGTCCACTCCAACGGACTCCCGGACGGCACGATCGATCTCACCCTGCGCGGGTCGGCGGGCCAGAGTTTCGGCGCGTTCGTGCCCAAGGGCGTGACCCTGCGTCTCGTCGGGGACGCGAACGACTACGTCGGCAAGGGCCTCTCGGGTGGACGCATCATCGTCGCGCCCGACCCCAACGCGCCGCTCACGGCCGAGGACAACGTCATCGCCGGCAACGTGATCGGCTACGGCGCGACCTCGGGCGAGATCTTCCTGCGAGGCCGTGTCGGTGAGCGGTTCTGCGTGCGCAACTCCGGCATCACTGCCGTCGTCGAGGGCGTGGGTGACCACGGCCTCGAATACATGACTGGCGGCACAGTGCTCATCCTCGGGTCGACCGGCCGCAACGTCGCGGCCGGGATGTCAGGTGGCGTTGGTTATGTCCTGGACCTCGACGCCGCTCGAGTCAATGGCGAACTCGTCGACGTGTCTCCCTTGCGGGACAGCGACATCGCCGTCGTTCGCGACCTGCTCGAGCGTCATCGCAGCCACACCGGGTCGGCTGTTGCCACCCACCTGCTCGAGGACTGGGAGTCGGCGCGTCAGCGCTTCTCGCTCGTCCTTCCCCGCGACTACCAGCGAGTCCTTGACGTGCGCGCCGCTGCCGAGGCCGAGGGCCTCGACCTCGAAGGCGCTGAGGTCTGGGATCGCATCATGGAGGCTTCCCGTGCCTGA